In Patagioenas fasciata isolate bPatFas1 chromosome 18, bPatFas1.hap1, whole genome shotgun sequence, a genomic segment contains:
- the LOC136109521 gene encoding myosin heavy chain, skeletal muscle, adult-like yields the protein MSSDAEMAVFGEAAPYLRKSEKERIAAQNKPFDAKTSVFVVHPKESFVKGTIQSRESGKVTVKTEAGETLTVKDDQVFSMNPPKYDKVEDMAMMTHLHEPAVLYNLKERYAAWMIYTYSGLFCVTVNPYKWLPVYNPEVVLAYRGKKRSEAPPHIFSISDNAYQFMLTDRENQSILITGESGAGKTVNTKRVIQYFATIAASGEKKKEEPGKMQGTLEDQIISANPLLEAFGNAKTVRNDNSSRFGKFIRIHFGATGKLASADIETYLLEKSRVTFQLKAERSYHIFYQVTSNKKPELIEMLLITTNPYDYPFVSQGEITVPSIDDKEELMATDSAIDILGFTADEKTAIYKLTGAVMHYGNLKFKQKPREEQAEPDGTEVADKAAYLMGLNSADMLKALCYPRVKVGNEYVTKGQTAQQVHNAVGALAKAVYERMFLWMVVRINQQLDTKQPRQYFIGVLDIAGFEIFDFNSFEQLCINFTNEKLQQFFNHHMFVLEQEEYKKEGIEWTFIDFGMDLAACIELIEKPMGIFSILEEECMFPKATDTSFKNKLYDQHLGKSSNFQKPKPTKGKVEAHFSLIHYAGTVDYNITGWLEKNKDPLNETVIGLYQKSSLKTLALLFANYGGAEAEASAGKKGSKKKGSSFQTVSALFRENLNKLMTNLRSTHPHFVRCIIPNETKTPGAMEHELVLHQLRCNGVLEGIRICRKGFPNRVLYADFKQRYKVLNASAIPEGQFIDSKKACEKLLGSIDIDHTQYKFGHTKVFFKAGLIGLLEEMRDEKLAQLITRTQARCRGFLMRMEYQRMVERRESIFCIQYNIRAFMNVKHWPWMKLFFKIKPLLKSAESEKEMANMKQEFEKTKEELAKSEAKRKELEQKMVKLVQEKNDLQLQVQAEADALADAEERCDQLIKTKIQLEAKVKEVTERAEDEEEINAELTAKKRKLEDECSELKKDIDDLELTLAKVEKEKHATENKVKNLTEEMAALDETIVKLTKEKKALQEAHQQTLDDLQAEEDKVNTLTKAKTKLEQQVDDLEGSLEQEKKLRMDLERAKRKLEGDLKLAQDSIMDLENDKQQLDEKLKKKDFEISQIQSKIEDEQLLGIQLQKKIKELQARIEELEEEIEAERTSRAKAEKHRADLSRELEEISERLEEAGGATAAQIEMNKKREAEFQKMRRDLEEATLQHEATAAALRKKHADSTAELGEQIDNLQRVKQKLEKEKSELKMEIDDLASNMESVSKAKANLEKMCRTLEDQLNEIKTKEEQNQRMISDLSAQRARLQTESGEFARQVDEKDALISQLSRGKQAFTQQIEELKRQLEEEIKAKNALAHALQSARHDCDLLREQYEEEQEAKGELQRALSKANSEVAQWRTKYETDAIQRTEELEEAKKKLAQRLQEAEEHVEAVNAKCASLEKTKQRLQNEVEDLMIDVERSNAACAALDKKQKNFDKILAEWKQKYEETQAELEASQKEARSLSTELFKMKNAYEESLDHLETLKRENKNLQQEISDLTEQIAEGGKAIHELEKVKKQIEQEKSEIQAALEEAEASLEHEEGKILRLQLELNQVKAEIDRKIAEKDEEIDQMKRNHLRIVESLQSSLDAEIRSRNEALRLKKKMEGDLNEMEIQLSHANRVAAEAQKNLRNTQGVLKDTQIHLDDALRTQEDLKEQVAMVERRANLLQAEIEELRAALEQTERSRKLAEQELLDATERVQLLHSQNTSLINTKKKLETDITQIQSEMEDTIQEARNAEEKAKKAITDAAMMAEELKKEQDTSAHLERMKKNLDQTVKDLQHRLDEAEQLALKGGKKQIQKLEARVRELEGEVDAEQKRSAEAVKGVRKYERRVKELTYQSEEDRKNILRLQDLVDKLQMKVKSYKRQSEEAEELSNVNLSKFRKIQHELEEAEERADIAESQVNKLRAKSREFHRKIEGEE from the exons ATCGCGAGAACCAGTCGATCCTGATCAC CGGAGAATCCGGCGCAGGGAAGACTGTGAACACAAAGCGTGTCATCCAGTACTTTGCAACAATTGCAGCCAgtggggagaagaagaaggaagagcccGGCAAAATGCAG GGAACGCTTGAGGATCAAATCATCAGCGCCAACCCACTGCTGGAGGCCTTTGGAAACGCCAAGACCGTGAGGAACGACAACTCCTCGCGCTTT GGCAAATTCATCAGAATCCACTTTGGAGCTACAGGCAAACTGGCTTCTGCAGACATTGAAACTT ATCTGCTGGAGAAGTCCAGAGTCACTTTCCAGCTCAAGGCGGAAAGAAGCTACCACATCTTCTATCAGGTCACCTCCAACAAGAAGCCGGAGCTAATTG aaatgctCCTCATCACTACCAACCCATATGACTACCCTTTTGTGAGTCAAGGTGAAATCACTGTTCCCAGCATTGATGACAAGGAGGAGCTGATGGCTACAGAT AGTGCCATTGACATCCTGGGCTTCACTGCTGATGAAAAGACTGCCATCTACAAGCTGACAGGGGCCGTCATGCACTATGGGAACTTGAAGTTCAAGCAGAAACCAAgagaggagcaggcagagccTGATGGCACAGAAG TTGCTGACAAGGCTGCCTATTTAATGGGTCTGAATTCAGCTGACATGCTCAAGGCCCTCTGCTACCCCCGTGTCAAGGTTGGGAATGAATATGTGACCAAGGGTCAAACTGCGCAGCAG GTGCACAATGCTGTAGGTGCTCTGGCAAAAGCTGTCTACGAGAGGATGTTCTTGTGGATGGTTGTTCGTATCAACCAACAGCTGGATACCAAACAGCCCAGACAGTACTTCATTGGTGTCCTGGACATTGCTGGCTTTGAGATCTTTGAT TTTAACAGCTTTGAGCAGCTGTGCATCAACTTCACCAATGAGAAACTGCAACAGTTCTTCAACCACCACATGTtcgtgctggagcaggaggagtaCAAGAAGGAAGGAATTGAATGGACATTCATAGATTTTGGGATGGACCTGGCTGCCTGCATTGAGCTCATTGAGAAG CCCATGGGCATCTTCTCCATCCTGGAAGAGGAGTGCATGTTCCCCAAGGCAACTGACACCTCTTTCAAGAACAAGCTCTATGACCAACATCTGGGCAAGTCCAGTAACTTTCAGAAACCCAAACCTACCAAAGGGAAGGTTGAGGCTCACTTCTCTCTGATACACTACGCGGGTACGGTGGACTACAACATCACTGGCTGGCTGGAGAAGAACAAGGACCCTCTGAACGAAACTGTCATTGGGTTGTACCAGAAATCATCACTGAAAACATTGGCCTTACTCTTTGCCAATTACGGTGGAGCTGAAGCAG AGGCTAGTGCTGGGAAGAAAGGTAGCAAGAAGAAAGGTTCTTCCTTCCAGACTGTCTCAGCTCTTTTCCGG GAGAATTTAAACAAGCTCATGACCAATCTGAGAAGCACCCACCCTCATTTTGTACGCTGCATCAtcccaaatgaaacaaaaactccTG GTGCCATGGAGCATGAACTAGTGCTTCATCAGCTGCGGTGTAATGGTGTGCTGGAAGGGATCAGAATTTGCAGAAAAGGATTTCCCAACAGAGTCCTGTATGCAGATTTTAAACAGAG ATACAAAGTATTAAACGCAAGTGCTATCCCCGAGGGACAGTTCATTGACAGCAAGAAGGCTTGTGAGAAACTTCTTGGGTCAATTGATATAGACCACACTCAGTACAAATTTGGGCACACCAAG GTGTTCTTCAAAGCTGGGCTGATAGGCCTCTTGGAAGAGATGAGGGATGAGAAGCTGGCACAGCTCATCACCCGCACACAAGCCAGGTGCAGGGGCTTCCTGATGAGAATGGAATACCAGAGAATGGTGGAAAGGAG GGAGTCCATCTTCTGCATCCAGTACAACATCCGTGCGTTCATGAATGTCAAGCACTGGCCCTGGATGAAGTTGTTCTTCAAGATCAAGCCCTTGCTGAAGAGCGCAGAATCTGAGAAGGAGATGGCCAACATGAAACAAGAGTTTGAGAAAACCAAGGAAGAACTTGCAAAATCTGAGGCAAagaggaaggagctggagcagaaaATGGTGAAACTGGTGCAGGAGAAAAATGACCTGCAGCTTCAAGTGCAGGCT GAAGCAGATGCTTTGGCTGATGCTGAGGAAAGATGTGACCAGCTCATCAAAACCAAAATCCAGCTGGAAGCTAAAGTTAAAGAGGTGACTGAGAGGGCtgaggatgaggaagaaattaatgCTGAGCTGACAGCCAAGAAAAGGAAACTGGAGGATGAATGTTCAGAGCTGAAGAAGGATATTGATGACCTTGAGTTAACACTGGCCAAggttgaaaaggaaaaacatgccacTGAAAACAAG GTGAAAAACCTGACAGAGGAGATGGCAGCCCTGGACGAGACCATTGTGAAGctgacaaaagagaagaaagcccTCCAAGAGGCCCATCAGCAGACACTGGATGACCTGCAGGCAGAAGAGGACAAAGTCAATACGCTGACCAAAGCCAAGACCAAGTTGGAGCAGCAAGTGGATGAT CTGGAAGGGTCTCTGGAACAAGAGAAGAAACTGCGCATGGACCTTGAGAGAGCTAAGAGGAAACTGGAAGGAGACCTGAAGCTGGCCCAAGACAGCATAATGGACTTGGAAAATGATAagcagcagctggatgagaaaCTAAAGAA GAAAGACTTTGAAATCAGCCAGATCCAGAGCAAGATCGAGGATGAGCAACTTCTAGGCATCCAGTTACAGAAGAAGATCAAGGAGCTTCAG GCCCGTATTGAGGAACTGGAGGAGGAAATTGAGGCCGAGCGAACCTCTCGGGCAAAAGCCGAGAAGCATCGGGCTGACCTctccagggagctggaggagatcAGCGAGCGCCTGGAAGAAGCAGGAGGGGCTACGGCAGCTCAGATTGAGATGAACAAGAAGCGCGAGGCAGAGTTTCAGAAGATGCGTCGCGACCTGGAAGAGGCCACGCTGCAGCACGAAGCCACGGCTGCCGCCCTGCGCAAGAAGCACGCGGACAGCACAGCTGAGCTTGGGGAGCAGATCGACAACCTGCAGCGAGTgaagcagaagctggagaaggagaagagtgAGCTGAAGATGGAGATTGACGACTTGGCCAGTAACATGGAGTCTGTCTCTAAAGCCAAG GCAAACCTGGAGAAGATGTGCCGCACTCTGGAAGACCAGCTGAATGAGATTAAAACAAAGGAGGAACAGAATCAGCGCATGATCAGTGACCTCAGTGCTCAAAGAGCTCGTCTGCAGACAGAATCTG GTGAATTTGCACGCCAGGTGGACGAAAAGGATGCTTTGATTTCTCAgctgtctagagggaaacaggcTTTCACCCAGCAGATTGAAGAACTGAAACGGCAACTTGAGGAAGAAATAAAg GCCAAGAACGCCCTGGCCCACGCCCTGCAGTCTGCTCGCCACGACTGTGACTTGCTCCGGGAACAATatgaggaggagcaggaagcCAAGGGGGAGCTGCAGCGTGCGCTGTCCAAGGCCAACAGCGAAGTGGCCCAGTGGAGAACCAAATACGAGACTGACGCTATTCAGCGcacggaggagctggaggaggccaA GAAGAAGCTGGCACAGCGCCTGCAGGAGGCAGAGGAACACGTTGAAGCTGTGAATGCCAAATGTGCCTCCCTGGAAAAGACAAAGCAGAGGCTGCAGAATGAAGTGGAGGACCTCATGATTGATGTGGAGCGATCAAATGCTGCCTGTGCAGCTCTGGATAAGAAGCAGAAGAACTTTGACAAG ATCCTGGCAGAATGGAAGCAGAAGTATGAGGAGACACAGGCTGAGCTGGAAGCCTCTCAGAAAGAGGCTCGATCTCTCAGCACGGAGCTCTTTAAGATGAAGAATGCCTATGAGGAGTCCCTGGACCACCTGGAAACGCTGAAGCGGGAGAACAAGAACTTGCAGC AGGAGATTTCTGACCTCACGGAGCAGATTGCAGAGGGAGGAAAGGCGATTCACGAGCTGGAGAAAGTCAAGAAGCAGATTGAGCAGGAGAAATCTGAAATCCAGGCTGCTCTGGAGGAAGCTGAG GCCTCCCTGGAACATGAAGAGGGGAAGATCCTGCGCCTCCAGCTTGAGCTCAACCAGGTGAAGGCGGAGATTGACAGGAAGATAGCAGAGAAAGATGAGGAGATTGACCAGATGAAGAGAAACCACCTCAGAATTGTGGAGTCCTTGCAGAGCAGCCTGGATGCTGAGATCAGGAGCAGGAATGAAGCCCTGAGGCTGAAGAAGAAGATGGAGGGAGACCTGAATGAAATGGAGATCCAGCTGAGCCATGCCAACCGTgtggctgcagaggcacagaagAACCTGAGAAACACCCAGGGAGTGCTCAAG GATACCCAGATACACTTGGATGATGCTCTGAGGACACAGGAGgacctgaaggagcaggtggccaTGGTGGAGCGCAGGGCAAACCTGTTGCAGGCTGAAATTGAGGAGCTACGGGCAGCTCTGGAGCAGACGGAACGTTCGAGGAAACTGGCTGAGCAGGAGCTTCTGGATGCCACCGAACGTGTGCAGCTCCTCCATAGCCAG AACACCAGCTTGATTAACACCAAGAAGAAGCTGGAAACAGACATTACCCAAATTCAGAGTGAAATGGAGGATACAATCCAGGAAGCCCGCAATGCTGAAGAGAAGGCCAAGAAGGCCATCACAGAT GCAGCCATGATggcagaagagctgaagaaggagCAGGACACCAGCGCCCACCTGGAGAGGATGAAGAAGAACCTGGACCAGACGGTGAAGGACCTGCAGCACCGTCTGGACGAGGCTGAGCAGTTGGCCCTGAAGGGAGGCAAGAAGCAAATCCAGAAGCTGGAGGCCAGA GTGCGGGAGCTGGAAGGGGAGGTTGATGCTGAGCAGAAGCGCAGCGCTGAAGCCGTGAAGGGTGTGCGCAAGTACGAGAGGAGGGTGAAGGAGTTGACCTACCAG TCTGAGGAAGACCGGAAGAATATTCTTAGGCTCCAGGATCTGGTGGACAAGCTGCAAATGAAGGTGAAATCCTACAAGAGACAATCTGAAGAGGCT GAGGAACTGTCCAATGTCAACCTCTCCAAGTTCCGCAAGATCCAGCACGAGCTGGAGGAAGCCGAGGAGCGGGCTGACATTGCAGAGTCGCAGGTCAACAAGCTCCGAGCGAAGAGCCGGGAGTTTCATAGGAAGATAGAAGGAGAAGAGTGA